From Alkalicoccobacillus plakortidis:
ATCTTTTTATATTTTTTTTAGCTTTCCTCTACATTTTCCGCAAGCGTATTTTGAAGTGTTGATTCTTCTTTTTCGGATATAGGTTTGGCTGCAGGCGGAGCAGGCATAACGGTGTAATTGCTTGGGTGTATTCTGCATCCCTTCGATGACTTGGCAGTGTCTGAGTCCTCCTACTTTTGCGAGCAAATATTTGAATTCTGGATCTTGGTGCTTGTAGCCTCTTTTTTGGATGTGAAGATGATAGTGGCATAATTCGTGTTTAATGATGCCGATTAGTTCTTCCTCTCCGAAAGCTGCTAACATCTTAGGGTTTATTTCAATGTCGTGTGATTGAAGAA
This genomic window contains:
- a CDS encoding SprT family protein; amino-acid sequence: MLQQDLQHLVEDLSATFFNRPFLHNARFNSRLRTTGGRYFLQSHDIEINPKMLAAFGEEELIGIIKHELCHYHLHIQKRGYKHQDPEFKYLLAKVGGLRHCQVIEGMQNTPKQLHRYACSACSQTYIRKRRINTSKYACGKCRGKLKKI